The following coding sequences are from one Musa acuminata AAA Group cultivar baxijiao chromosome BXJ1-6, Cavendish_Baxijiao_AAA, whole genome shotgun sequence window:
- the LOC135586831 gene encoding probable serine/threonine-protein kinase At1g54610, with protein MGCIQAKGPSMDSPLGESHLNVMMRENDYFPVRRDDDKRQPLVIRPPPGRGAHGTVVMCEEESEGKAVVPENTLLPPTQLVKPVVGDADELVDGWPRWLVNNVPPEMLAGLIPKSADSYEKLDKVGQGTYSNVYKARDRDTGKIVALKKVRFDTSESESVKFMAREIMILQKLDHPNVIKLEGLATSRMHYSLYLVFDYMRSDLARVISRSDARLTEPQVKCYMRQILSGLQHCHERGILHRDIKGSNLLIDKNGVLKIADFGLANFYNPNKKCSLTSRVVTLWYRAPELLLGTTDYGVGIDLWSAGCLLAEMFVGKPIMPGRNEVEQLYKIFKLCGSPSEDYWRKLKLATIFQPPPPYKPSIVETFGDFSSSALSLLMVLLALDPSNRGTAASALQSDFFSTRPSACDLSDLPVMYKEADEPIQSYERRKRNASSKQQSRRQRDGERKLVTVNTKSDSGSSKEEKPTDLLTDSQEPGSSTGSSSSSIKAEGSTPIQRESQRTRLPYSPYV; from the exons ATGGGTTGCATCCAGGCCAAGGGCCCCTCCATGGATTCTCCCCTCGGAGAGAGCCACCTCAACGTGATGATGCGCGAAAACGACTACTTCCCCGTCCGACGCGACGACGACAAGCGACAGCCCCTGGTCATCCGGCCGCCGCCGGGCCGCGGAGCACACGGCACGGTCGTGATGTGCGAAGAAGAAAGCGAGGGCAAGGCAGTAGTGCCTGAAAATACCTTGCTTCCGCCGACCCAACTGGTGAAGCCGGTGGTCGGTGACGCAGATGAGTTGGTCGATGGATGGCCTCGCTGGCTTGTCAACAATGTTCCACCAGAGATGCTCGCCGGGTTGATCCCAAAGAGTGCCGATTCCTACGAAAAACTTGATAAG GTAGGCCAGGGGACATATAGCAATGTGTACAAAGCTCGAGATCGTGATACAGGAAAAATTGTTGCCTTAAAGAAGGTTCGCTTTGACACATCAGAATCTGAGAGTGTGAAATTCATGGCAAGAGAAATTATGATACTGCAAAAGCTCGACCATCCCAACGTCATTAAACTTGAAGGGCTTGCTACTTCGAGAATGCATTACAGCTTATACCTTGTCTTTGATTATATGCGGTCTGATTTAGCAAGGGTTATTTCACGCTCTGATGCAAGACTCACTGAACCACAg GTAAAGTGTTATATGCGGCAAATTCTCTCTGGTCTACAGCACTGTCACGAGAGGGGAATCTTACATCGGGACATTAAGGGTTCCAATTTATTGATTGACAAAAATGGAGTGCTGAAAATTGCTGATTTTGGCCTTGCAAATTTTTATAATCCTAACAAGAAATGTTCACTTACGAGCAGAGTAGTGACCCTCTGGTATAGAGCACCTGAGTTGTTATTGGGTACTACAGATTATGGAGTTGGCATTGATCTCTGGAGTGCTGGTTGTCTTCTTGCTGAAATGTTTGTTGGGAAACCAATCATGCCCGGAAGGAATGAG GTTGAACagctctataaaatatttaagctatgtggatcaccatcaGAAGACTACTGGAGAAAGTTAAAGTTGGCTACTATCTTCCAACCCCCACCGCCTTACAAACCAAGCATTGTTGAAACTTTTGGAGATTTCTCATCATCTGCCCTTAGTTTATTGATGGTGCTTCTTGCGCTAGACCCCTCCAATCGTGGTACTGCAGCATCTGCTTTGCAAAGTGAT TTTTTCAGCACAAGGCCCTCGGCGTGTGACCTTTCAGACCTTCCTGTAATGTATAAAGAGGCTGATGAACCAATTCAGTCATATGAGCGAAGAAA GCGTAATGCTTCTTCGAAACAACAGTCTCGAAGACAAAGAGATGGTGAAAGGAAACTAGTAACTGTGAACACAAAAAGTGATTCTGGATCATCAAAAGAG